The following proteins are co-located in the Gordonia polyisoprenivorans genome:
- a CDS encoding F0F1 ATP synthase subunit C, with protein MDPNLVSMGALIGGGLIMGGGAIGAGIGDGIAGSQLIAGIARQPEAQGRLFTPFFITVGLVEAAYFINLAFMALFVFANPAQTYGAS; from the coding sequence ATGGATCCGAATCTGGTTAGCATGGGCGCGTTGATCGGCGGCGGCCTCATCATGGGCGGCGGCGCGATCGGTGCGGGCATCGGCGACGGTATCGCCGGTTCGCAGCTCATCGCCGGCATCGCCCGGCAGCCGGAGGCCCAGGGACGTCTGTTCACCCCGTTCTTCATCACCGTGGGTCTGGTCGAGGCGGCCTACTTCATCAACCTGGCGTTCATGGCCCTGTTCGTGTTCGCCAACCCGGCTCAGACCTACGGCGCGTCCTGA
- the atpB gene encoding F0F1 ATP synthase subunit A: protein MTAPSDALYLAEAKIEVGHHQEVEWLGMTWNLDTIIASAIAALIVIALAFFVKARMTSRRPNTVQLYFEVITVQMRSQIESAIGMKIAPFVLPLAVTLFTYILIVNWFSVLPVQYGVDSGATHELIKPASGDANFTYALAIFVFVWYHAAGMRRRGPLRHLGKLVKGHAAGLAPINIIEEIAKPLSLSLRLFGNLFAGGVMVALIALFPAYILWAPNAIWKAFDMFIGLIQAFIFALLTILYFSQAMEDEHH, encoded by the coding sequence ATGACCGCACCGTCTGATGCGCTGTACCTGGCTGAGGCCAAGATCGAGGTCGGCCACCACCAAGAGGTGGAATGGCTGGGCATGACCTGGAATCTCGACACGATCATCGCCTCGGCGATCGCCGCGCTGATCGTGATCGCGCTCGCATTCTTCGTCAAGGCCAGGATGACCTCGCGCCGGCCGAACACCGTGCAGCTGTACTTCGAGGTCATCACCGTGCAGATGCGCAGCCAGATCGAGAGCGCGATCGGTATGAAGATCGCCCCGTTCGTGCTGCCGCTCGCGGTCACCTTGTTCACCTACATCCTGATCGTCAACTGGTTCTCGGTGCTGCCGGTGCAGTACGGCGTCGACAGTGGCGCGACCCACGAGCTCATCAAGCCGGCCTCGGGCGACGCCAACTTCACCTACGCGCTCGCGATCTTCGTCTTCGTCTGGTACCACGCGGCCGGCATGCGCCGTCGCGGTCCGCTGCGCCACCTGGGCAAGCTGGTCAAGGGGCACGCAGCAGGTCTGGCACCGATCAACATCATCGAAGAGATCGCCAAGCCGCTCTCGCTGTCTCTCCGACTTTTCGGCAACCTGTTCGCCGGTGGCGTCATGGTCGCCCTGATCGCACTGTTCCCCGCATACATCCTGTGGGCGCCGAACGCGATCTGGAAAGCCTTCGACATGTTCATCGGCCTCATCCAGGCCTTCATCTTCGCCCTGTTGACGATCCTGTACTTCAGCCAGGCGATGGAAGACGAGCACCACTAG
- a CDS encoding F0F1 ATP synthase subunit B, whose amino-acid sequence MMSLAAEEAGEKTSNFLIPNATLIACLLIFIVVLVVIRTFVVPPILEVLDERDARVAKTVEDNKAAAASYADADREYAARLKEARGDATGIRDEARARGNEHVSAAKHKATEEADAALAKISADLKVEADKAVTTAKQDVSRLSEALAGRVLGTDVASAGAGAQQSGTVK is encoded by the coding sequence ATGATGAGTCTCGCCGCAGAAGAAGCCGGGGAGAAGACGTCCAACTTCCTCATCCCGAACGCCACTCTGATCGCGTGCCTGCTGATCTTCATCGTCGTCCTGGTCGTCATCCGTACCTTCGTCGTTCCTCCGATCCTCGAGGTGCTCGACGAGCGTGACGCGCGGGTGGCCAAGACGGTCGAGGACAACAAGGCCGCGGCGGCGAGCTATGCGGACGCCGACCGGGAGTACGCGGCACGTCTGAAGGAAGCCCGTGGCGATGCCACCGGCATCCGTGACGAGGCCCGCGCCCGCGGCAACGAGCATGTGTCGGCGGCCAAGCACAAGGCCACCGAAGAGGCCGATGCCGCACTCGCCAAGATCTCGGCGGATCTGAAGGTGGAGGCGGACAAGGCGGTCACAACCGCCAAGCAGGACGTGAGTCGGCTGTCGGAGGCACTGGCCGGCCGCGTTCTGGGAACCGACGTCGCCTCGGCCGGTGCCGGGGCCCAGCAGAGCGGGACGGTGAAGTAA